From one Lolium rigidum isolate FL_2022 chromosome 4, APGP_CSIRO_Lrig_0.1, whole genome shotgun sequence genomic stretch:
- the LOC124649956 gene encoding DNA-directed RNA polymerase III subunit rpc3-like has protein sequence MVSQHGILLAAGLISDHFGPLVAKVCECLLRHGALQLPEIARRLKLPRNHLKNSLLVLIQHNCVQAFSSPNGAGRRAVTLYLAIFDNVLHRLRFAKFLSVIRADIPESEVLIEGLLQNGRLTFDQLVECTISKVPERTTRPEREEIRLNFNKLVYARYVERCPKPEPSFDLDEQPTPARRRVQKTVEEVISLEQKIVNTATLSEPERFSAIPYSMEDASNANDCPRNAVRGAKRKYGAFEVDEERNSTSAENEVLWRINFEKFIFRLKKKFCADRKKPRLKVGTHPIWESFFEANLADTDTNSVTSSRNGILERVGQKEGGAAMTLDQITRVLEDLQCTTSTDDPEAFTFDLRKMVEACRNEEIESLVKKKYGQEAFTIFRLLVTQGCPVETDRIIDTTILDKQIVHSTLYKLWKDDYADSEKITSAPGTGYAQFFVWRAKNTFREQFIDILYHAAFNLRQVVNHIVELLLEAQGPKDKIECTRKQKDKIKLLERRRDILIQALIRHDDSLMLFHDF, from the exons atGGTGTCGCAGCACGGcatcctcctcgccgccggcctcATCTCCGATCACTTCGGGCCCCTCGTAGCT AAGGTGTGCGAATGCCTCCTCCGCCACGGAGCGCTGCAGCTGCCGGAGATTGCGCGCCGCCTCAAGCTCCCGCGGAACCACTTGAAGAACTCTCTCCTCGTCCTCATCCAGCACAATTGCGTCCAGGCCTTCTCATCCCCCAATG gGGCCGGCCGTAGGGCAGTGACGCTCTACTTGGCCATCTTCGACAACGTCCTGCATCGGCTGCGCTTTGCAAAGTTCCTCTCTGTCATCCGTGCGGACATCCCAGAG TCAGAAGTTCTTATCGAGGGATTGCTTCAGAATGGCCGGCTAACATTTGACCAACTTGTGGAATGCACAATCTCTAAAGTACCAGAAC GCACCACCAGACCAGAAAGGGAAGAAATACGTTTGAACTTCAACAAACTTGTGTATGCACGTTATGTGGAGCGTTGCCCAAAACCTGAACCTTCTTTTGATCTAGACGAACAGCCTACACCTGCGAGGAGAAGAGTACAAAAA acCGTCGAGGAGGTTATTTCACTTGAGCAGAAAATTGTCAATACTGCAACACTTTCTGAACCAGAAAGATTTTCTGCGATCCCATACAGCATGGAAGATGCATCAAATGCAAATGATTGTCCTCGAAACGCTGTTCGTGGTGCTAAG CGGAAATACGGAGCCTTTGAGGTAGATGAAGAGCGCAACTCAACAAGTGCAGAGAATGAAGTACTTTGGCGGATAAATTTTGAGAAATTTATATTCCGTCTAAAGAAGAAG TTCTGTGCAGACCGAAAGAAACCAAGGCTGAAGGTTGGCACACATCCTATCTGGGAGTCATTTTTCGAGGCTAACTTAGCTGATACGGATACCAACTCTG TGACATCATCAAGAAATGGTATTTTGGAGAGAGTAGGACAAAAGGAAGGAGGTGCAGCAATGACACTTGATCAGATCACAAGAGTTCTAGAGGATTTGCAGTGTACAACTTCCACTGATGATCCGGAAGCATTTACTTTTG ATTTGCGCAAAATGGTTGAAGCTTGCAGAAATGAGGAG ATAGAGTCGCTTGTGAAAAAGAAATATGGGCAAGAAGCCTTTACAATCTTTAGGCTGTTGGTCACGCAAGGTTGTCCAGTTGAAACAGATCGA ATTATTGATACAACAATTCTTGACAAACAGATTGTTCATTCAACTTTGTACAAGCTATGGAAGGATGACTACGCGGATTCAGAG AAAATCACTTCCGCGCCAGGAACAGGGTATGCACAGTTTTTTGTATGGAGAGCGAAAAATACATTTCGTGAACAGTTCATCGATATTCTCTATCATGCTGCTTTTAACTTACGCCAGGTGGTAAACCACATTGTTGAACTTCTACTCGAG GCTCAGGGTCCAAAGGATAAAATAGAGTGCACTCGAAAACAAAAGGATAAAATAAAGCTGCTGGAAAGAAGAAGGGACATTTTGATCCAAGCACTCATTAGACATGATGACTCTCTCATGTTGTTCCATGATTTTTGA